Genomic segment of Salvia hispanica cultivar TCC Black 2014 chromosome 2, UniMelb_Shisp_WGS_1.0, whole genome shotgun sequence:
tatatatatatatatttgtgtatATGTGAGATGGTCTCATATGTCAAGATTGATAAGATGATGCTCATGATTAGTTGTGTAGGATTTGAATATAGAATTGAAACAGCAAAGTGTAGCAATTCTTTATAACCATTTCCGAAGAGTGTTTCTATTCACAAACTATGTATTGTATTCAACGAGTTTTCAGTTTAAATAACGAATAATTGTAAAGTAATGTATATTTCCTCTGACTACTGTGCTCTCTCATGAGCATCAATATACAGAACAAATTACATGACcaaaaacctaaaaaatatgatttcttCATAACTTTATATATGTACTTGAATCCCTATTCCATGCCCGTCAAGCTAGAAGCATGCTTTTCCTGCCGCAAAGTGCAGCACTCTTTGGGAAGGAAACCATTGATGTAAATTTATAAGCAAGGCCAAAAGGCGAGAAGTCATTGCCAGGTCTTCTTATCCCTGGGCGGAGGACACCTTGCCAACGAGATGGCGCTATCTTGATTGAACAACGGGTTAAAGCACGTGAATTTTTTTGACACGAGGTTTGCTTTGGATAAAAATTGGATCTTTGGGATGATATTGCTACATCGTGCAGAGAGTTTGAGTTGTGGGAAGTACCTACTGTTACTCCAATTGAACCTATAACATGGAAAACAAATGTACTAGAGCAGTTGCCCGAAAATGTTTATTTGTGCTTCAGGTAATTTTGACCTCAGAAGCATGTTCATACATTAGATTCATAGAATATGTAGGAAAAATGAAGTTAAACAAGGGGAGCACCTAGATCGTCTTCTACCTTGTTATCCTTGCATCTCTTCAGCATAAGTAGTTGCCCACGCAAATGCAAAATCTGCCGCATCCATAAAAAACGAGTTAATACCTCGTATGAAAATGATAGAGCCCTGGAACCTATAGTTATTAATAATTCGTACCTCTTCTTGAAGTAATGGATGAAATTGTTCGGTCGAAACCAAATCAGATACTTCCTCAAAAGTCTTTTCGTCTTTAATACCTGACCATGTCTCTGGGGGCAATGCTAGTAGAAGTGCTGTCAAAACATCATTACTAGCTGGGTGCATACCAGaataaccacatgagccaaAATTGGAGCAGCTAGAATCTGTTTGTGATAAAGGGACCAACATATCAACTCCATGCTCTCCATTGCTGTTGACCACTGTTCCAGATACTACGGTAACAGGTTTGTCCCCATTAGTGGCTCTGTAACTTCTCACACATGTCTCCCGGCAGCAAAACATATCTGAAGAACCTGACTTTCCCGTCAAAATCCCCGCCCCTTGGGAGCATACGGAAGCAGCAATGTTAGGCAAGCTATCTTCGCGGCCCAACGTTTGCTTGAACTGGCACCCAAGTGTCTCTGAAGACAGAATATCAGTAACATGCTTGTAAAGGTCAGTTTCTTGCATTCTTTTCAACACCTCCTCCTGGAAAATAGGATTTAGTAAATATAGTGGACCTTCAACATTTTGTTACCAGAATCGATAACAGAAGTATATGAAGATCTGGCATACACAACAAGGCCCACATGGTCCATTGGCATTTACCTTGATACGAAGCCTCCCTTTCTCTTCTTCACTCAAAGTTTGACTGTTATCCTCTTCTCTACGAATCTCTGCCACCCATTTAATGAACTCTGCAAAGTCTGCTGGAAGAGACATGAAGACACTTGCAAGCACATTCTTGACATTTTGCATATTGTCGGAACTTAATAGCACCGGGACATCATCCATCAGATATTTTGCAGTAGTGATCCAACTCTCATGTTTACAGCTCTGCCATGCAGCAAAAAGCATTAGCTAGATTGAACTGCTCAGTAAGCTGCATAAAACTAATTTGAGGAAAGTTCTAGATGACCTCAGTGTCAAATGAATTGCCAGATGCATAGGCAATTTTTGTTGGCAATGctaactatttttttggtcATTGTATAAAACTCGGTGCACGGATTCCAATGATTAATGCACTTCCTCAGTTATTATCTTATAAAGAAATGATGATGCACCACTTTTTAAACCTAGGTTCCTTtcagtaatactccctccgccccatGTTACTCgaggcgtttctttttggcgcgggatttaagaaagttgtgtttagtgagttaaataaagtagaggagagaataaagtaagataaaaagagagagtaaagtaaaagaaagaataaagtatgtgagattagatgttttgtttttagcaaaaaaaaagaaatgactcaagtaacttgagacaatccaaaatggaatacgactcaagtaacttgggacggagggagtataaagaaGATGgttaaggaaaaataaaacatgccCTGATAAAAGTGCCAGCCATTCTTTTGTTCATAAGGATTGGGAGCAATAGCAAATTATGAACTacgtattaaaataataccagGGTGTAAAGTAAAGCAGGTGATCTTTGGTGCCTAGTCACGAGCAAAAACCTGCAAATTATCGAGACTGGGTTAAATGGAGAACACAGGAAGGCATCTGtttcaacaagaaaatatataaagactTCATCATTGTAAAACAAGCTTACACCCAGAGTACAAACATGGGAAGAAGATGAGAATGACGTAGTTACAAAAGGGAGGAGAtatcccaaaattttaattggcTACAAAATCAGAAGAGGTGGCAGATAGAAAGGATGATTCACATACCCTCTGTGTAGTCCATTTGATTCATCAACTGTATCCATAGCTTCCCAAAGAAGACGAAGTGGAACCCAGTGAGGAGGATATTTGAATCTTGCAACATCTAGGATCAGAGCCATATCACGTTCAGCGTGATATCCACCAATTGGTGAAAAATGTCCTGTTCCAGTCTGCTAGTGAAAgcattcaatttcattaacACTTAAACAACTAAAGTACTACTAGACAACATAGCCTATCAAAGCAAAAAACACAAGTCATCGTGAATATTTTACAGATAATAGCACAATCAGTATTGACCTGTTTAAATACTCCTCTGTGATATGCTGAAATCACATGACAATCCTCTGAAGAAGCACATGCCATGACATATTTCCGGAAATCGTCTATAGTGCTCTGAGTTGTCCGAAAAGCTTCAACCTTAGCTCCAGCACAGTGAGCCAAGCATACAACTTTCCCGAATGTGATACCTGTGTTCTTTACCTTTTCTAGAGACTCACAGCAATCCAACATGTTTTCATCAAACCATCTCCACGGCCCTGTACAATGCAGAACCGTGAATCTATTAAGTTCATgatttgaagaaaaagataaaccTAACAATAACagaaaaaatgcaatatgcaGATGCACCAAACCACTTTCAACACATGTCTCCTCCCAGTTCTGGTAAATAGCGCATACATGTTTTGGAAAGCACAGCATTGATGTTTCGAGTTGCACAAAATAACTGGATAAAAGGTTGCAAGTATTTCAAAGTTCCCAAGAACAAGTGAGAATCATATTTAACAGAACAGTAAATGAAgttatataatcaaattgaGATACGAAACCAGCCTCTAGGCAAAACGAGTTACATGTGAACTAAATAGATAAACAATAACATCGGctgaaaatttaatgaaaaatagataTCCTCACAACACTTCAAAGAGTGAAGCACAGCTGAACATTCCATACAATTTGGCATAGTAAAAGATTTTACGCCTCTTAGGTGATATAGAATCTAGTCCATCACCTGCTACAAATTCACCATATATGTGAGTCACAGTATTGGTTACCTTTCCATTTTCTACGAGGATCAATCGCAAGGGCGTTCAAAACCATCGAAAGGCTAGCCAGACCACAATATGCAGGTTCAGATTGTGTCTGGAAATAAGAAATCAACTTGAAGAAACCTTCCATGGTTCCACTGTGAATGGCTTCTGTAAATAGTTTCTGCAATACCATtccaaaaaacaaacaaaaaatagcaATTACTTGACTATGCATAACAGACTGAAACCACTAGATATGGCTGAAAGATGTTATGAAGCATGTAGGTGCTCTTGGCTCATAAACAGCTGAACCATAAGGATGGATATGCTTAATAAGAACATAATGGAAGCAGTAACAGTGGTGTGGCAAATGCGGTCTAAGAAGCAGCACAATATCCACCATGTATTAGATAAAACTCCAATTAATAACCAATCAATTTGAAAACTAGTAACAATTTGAGATCATCATCAATTGCAAAAAAAACTAGTATCTAAACACCAGGCCCTTAATCAAACAGAAACTGCTCCAGATTTTAATCGGCAAGgtcatataactaaataaaaaatttccattGCCAAATACAGTCCATCTACCACCAACTGCCACAGAAACTCTGAGATATCTCTTCTTGGGTTTGACAAAATTATTCTTGATAGTTTAACGCTGGAATGGTCCTAAAGATAAATCATACAAAGACTGTGCATAGCTCTTTAATTTCTAGAACTAATAGCTTTCAACGATCCTACAATCACCGctagtttaattaaaactcCCAGAATTGGCTTGTTTTTTTTGTCCTTCGGCAAAACAGATTACACCGAATTCCAAGCTAATTTCAATTCAACATCCCGAACCTCCACATTCATAGTAATATGATATCAGGTAAATAACAATCATCAGAGTcataattcaaacaaaaacagTAGCAAAGATCACTATAGGAAAAAGGGGAAACGCGTGAAAATTAAagcaatcaaataaaaaaaacaaggaAATAGACCGTGGCCATACCTTGCCTTCGGAGGAAGCGAAGTCAATGGCAGGTGGAGAAGGGAGGATACGCCGGTATAAACTTGCCATCGCCATATTCACACAAAATTCCACACGCGCGCGGACGAAGGGTTTCCACCAAGCAAAGTgaggagaaaataattaataaagaaattaaaatcagTTAAGGCCCCGCGTAAATAAtcgttttgaaaaatattattaaaccTAATTTGACCACAATTGGGATACatgtaaaaattaattactaaattaattaataatatagcGACCGAGCTCATATagaatactactactactactatattgaAAAGAAGTGGGAGCCAGGAATATTATCTCGGAAAAGTAAAATCATGat
This window contains:
- the LOC125208035 gene encoding glutathione gamma-glutamylcysteinyltransferase 1 isoform X1, whose product is MAMASLYRRILPSPPAIDFASSEGKKLFTEAIHSGTMEGFFKLISYFQTQSEPAYCGLASLSMVLNALAIDPRRKWKGPWRWFDENMLDCCESLEKVKNTGITFGKVVCLAHCAGAKVEAFRTTQSTIDDFRKYVMACASSEDCHVISAYHRGVFKQTGTGHFSPIGGYHAERDMALILDVARFKYPPHWVPLRLLWEAMDTVDESNGLHRGFLLVTRHQRSPALLYTLSCKHESWITTAKYLMDDVPVLLSSDNMQNVKNVLASVFMSLPADFAEFIKWVAEIRREEDNSQTLSEEEKGRLRIKEEVLKRMQETDLYKHVTDILSSETLGCQFKQTLGREDSLPNIAASVCSQGAGILTGKSGSSDMFCCRETCVRSYRATNGDKPVTVVSGTVVNSNGEHGVDMLVPLSQTDSSCSNFGSCGYSGMHPASNDVLTALLLALPPETWSGIKDEKTFEEVSDLVSTEQFHPLLQEEILHLRGQLLMLKRCKDNKVEDDLGSIGVTVGTSHNSNSLHDVAISSQRSNFYPKQTSCQKNSRALTRCSIKIAPSRWQGVLRPGIRRPGNDFSPFGLAYKFTSMVSFPKSAALCGRKSMLLA
- the LOC125208035 gene encoding glutathione gamma-glutamylcysteinyltransferase 1 isoform X2; translated protein: MAMASLYRRILPSPPAIDFASSEGKKLFTEAIHSGTMEGFFKLISYFQTQSEPAYCGLASLSMVLNALAIDPRRKWKGPWRWFDENMLDCCESLEKVKNTGITFGKVVCLAHCAGAKVEAFRTTQSTIDDFRKYVMACASSEDCHVISAYHRGVFKQTGTGHFSPIGGYHAERDMALILDVARFKYPPHWVPLRLLWEAMDTVDESNGLHRGFLLVTRHQRSPALLYTLSCKHESWITTAKYLMDDVPVLLSSDNMQNVKNVLASVFMSLPADFAEFIKWVAEIRREEDNSQTLSEEEKGRLRIKEEVLKRMQETDLYKHVTDILSSETLGCQFKQTLGREDSLPNIAASVCSQGAGILTGKSGSSDMFCCRETCVRSYRATNGDKPVTVVSGTVVNSNGEHGVDMLVPLSQTDSSCSNFGSCGYSGMHPASNDVLTALLLALPPETWSGIKDEKTFEEVSDLVSTEQFHPLLQEEILHLRGQLLMLKRCKDNKVQLE